The following DNA comes from Salvia splendens isolate huo1 chromosome 17, SspV2, whole genome shotgun sequence.
taacaaaatttaataaaggcccgtgaattttatttaacaaaggaaaatgtgaaaaatataaaaatgtatgaaattactttggactttccaaaataaatttgaagtccaattaaaataaaataacttgaGTTCTAATCACTCTTTAAATACATCAAGTGGTAGTTTTTAACTTGGGCTTGTAATATATTTATTGGTTTTAGCccaattgaaatttaatttatggaaGCCCAAGTTTGGTTTTAAACTAGCTAAGCCCAAAAagagcccccccccccccccccccgtcgACGGTTTTCCATCCCCTCCCCCATGACCGATCGGTTTTACTCCTCTTTGATCCACCTCCCCACTTTCCCCATCAATATCTACACCCCAAAGCCACCCCCCCACTTACTCTTGTAACCTTtcacttagcaaaaaaaaaaatgagagaagagagaaggagaagcggcgagagagagtgccgagagggaggaggaagCTTTGAGCCACTACCTTGTGTATTTTccaccattttcaaccatcttggaggtataatccattccTTATTTAAAGCATGTGTTGTTCTAGTTTTTCATGCATATTACATCCTTGTTTCGTAGCTTTTCTTCCATAACCAAACTAAATAGGAACCAACTTagaatcttccaaacgatcGTCGTACATAGCTGaagcttagaaagaacttaactttatagTAATAGCACGTGTTTCGGGAAGTTTCGGGGTGGTTTCGGGCGTGTTCGGAGTGGCGTGGTGGCTGTCCGGCGGCTGGACCTCTCGGCGATGGCAGGTGGGTGGCTGTCCGGCGGCTGGGTCTGCCTCCGCTCCAGGCGCGACGACCGACGGCGACGGAGCAGCAGACGGCGACAGCTGCTGTGCCATCCGGCGATGGCAGCGACCGACGACGCCAACAGCAGCTGCACGGCTGTAAGGGACGACGGCGACGGGCTGGAAGCGTCGACTCCTCGACGACGGGGCTGTAGCAGCGACGTCTCTCGCCAGGGGCAGTCGGCGAGAGAGAAGGAGTCGGGGAGAGGGAAAgaagggaggagagagagagggaagagagagagggaagaagATAGAGGGAATTGGGCCttggattatttttttttagttgttgggcTCTTCCTTTAATTGATGGGGGCTCACTATGtaattttggaggaataaggtggctaagaaatttaatcCCGGGTCGGTGATTGAGAGtttaatcgggggaaaatatttaattaaattttgtaagtTCTTTTGACgagtgaataatttacctaggtatgaaataatactttttcaacggtaaataattacggaaattaaagtatgcgcgtaaataattttttttaaaaattattttcgacgttatggaaaatacgaggagccaacggaggaaagaacgagtgtaagcggccgaccggcgtcgcacgcgacgccttgggcggccgccgaataaccgaaagtgcgcaaaaatcgagaaagagaattaaaagattttaattagagtgcatgcattctaattatcgtcgttacagaggtttgatgtgaactttatgtgttttccaaaaaggtggttcgcacgcacgatgaaagtcggaacgaggaatttttaCGGAAAACTTAAGCATTTGAGGttggctttattctttaacgtttattttaaatcaatatgtttacggtgttataaggatgtttctataagtatgtcatgccgtgtttatgttttgaaactgcctatctgattgtctactagaataaaactctacttggctttgatggttaacgaattcgggtctaactagggtctacgccctacttagactagtgcactgatggggatcgtgagccgtcccctaggtcggccggtccagtgatcgagattgtggccacagtctcgtttcacatgatggttcagatatggtatatgatggaggatgatgttagtccgcgcggacactatttcATGGAAATGGTTTTTCTTGTGCTTCTCGGTTCTTTTAAAGTGAAACCCGGGATccacacgatgatggcttgacatatcttaacgatgaatgttttcGGGCGTGAGTTCattgggtgcatcaagtactcagcccctgcacatgttttccctatgtgcaggttgagcgaggtcgggaggcggaggatgttgagtggtgattcaagaactggtccggttactattatgtcttcatacgtagtagtagctaaactctcaaattgcttccgctattcaaTGTCCCAAGAGACTccgttattttctttattgttgaactctgttatctttcatgtTGTAGACTTCGGGATTGAAACGTTGGTTAACTTAAAATGGAATTTCGTCTTTGACTGTTAAGTggtattgccttgaattgtttgattgtttcccccttCAGGAAACCTTTCATGTCGCCGGCCATCATCTGGTTTCTTGGTTCGTACCACGTGAATCGACTGGCTGTTGCTTCCATCCAAGATTCCCAATTTTCGGGCATCAACTCGATTAGTCTTCTTATGCCACCATAGGCCGATACATGGTACCCACAGACATCTCGCCATAGGGTTTCAAAATGGGCGACAACCTCTCTCAAGGCTTTTCCTTCTTCTATCTCAAAGTGATCGTAATCGTATATTGCTTGTCGCATTCTGGCACTATATTGAGTGCTCTTAAGCGCGGTTCGTTTAGTTCGTGCCATCTACGCGAAAACGAAAGTTTCTTTTTCAAACGCATTTTATAACATTATTTGTTTACGATAGTCCCTATGTTTGTCACGTAGTTTGatgtttaatactccctccgtcccgcactactcgcacattactaaaaattgaaagagtgcaaataacttgggacgcccagaaaggaaataagtgcaagtagtgcgggacggagggagtattattttacgGCTTCATATCTTTTCATGCTAACGTCGTGGTATTCTCGCACATGATACACATCCAAAAACATTACTAGTTCATGCTCATCCAAAATCATACCATATCAATATCACTTTCGTATATACAACACATGTCTTTAATTATCATGCCAGTCATTCTTGTATTCCACGAAAtcatgctattacaacatcatatttacGCATTTAGTATGTGCTTAAGCTATCATAGCAATCATGCTCACATAGTCATCccattacaactcatcctcaTGCATATCGTTCATTCACATGTATAAACTTGTCAAtcgtcatatcatatcatcatccatttcatgcatctatcTCACATGccttcaacaaataaaacatacctcactttcatttGTTGAGCGTGATGttgtggatgttgagccttcatgacacttctagtcaataaggattcactaatctagacttaagacaaaagaagactatcggaccagagcgaacactaagctctgataccactctgtcacgaccgcccatactagggttaccacaaacgcggcgatcgtgaccaacatgcatggacaacgtctttaaaaagaaacttaattaacttaaaggcagAAAAAAAGacatttttgttttaaaaaaaaagtttaaggttaaaattgtactattaattagaaatgactaatgataaaaacttttaaaagaagcagcggagaaaaataAACTTTAAGAAACCCAAATAACttctaaagtaaaacatttaatttaattcacggaaaacaccattttcaaagacaacgtaattacttggttaaaacctaacacaaccatacatgttcatAACACAATACGGAAACGAtttaagtcttgagacatagttaataatatagcagcggaaaaaggtttaaagagagagtcaaggatcacgcctatgtatgaagacacaacgcatcctaaggctagctcaacatcctccgcaacatcctgctcaacctgcacataagaaaaataatatgcagggctgagtacttgttgtactcaatgggcttatgccgaaaacagtttatattagttatgtcatccataccagtgatctcgagttttatatgtaaagaaaaaaatcacgagaacacaaaatatttcaagtctggccagacaatttatctccccacttttcacatcattccatcaatcacaatcatcatatcacagtgcgacgaaagtatggccacactattcacccacgagaccggccgactagcaaggacggctcacgatcccaccagtgtacacaacctgatagggtttgctgccctactcagacccgaattcgtttcacaacacagccctatagcctaacggagcaagctcagacgaactaggcatcaggcaacaatctcacaaacaaaaacatggcatgacataacagttaaaccactcttataacaccacgtaatattttcggaaaataaagaggtttgaaagaaagcccacctcgttcgcttaacaattcacaacccaacttatggcaactctcgttccccgagttcacgaatacacaatcacccttgtaaatgacaacacaagtcagccttccaccaaaaacacattactatgcatgtcctatcgtttctctctcatcgttttttctcaattacccaaccccaacatacgtcacaaagatggaaagacacaccgtaatatatttcaacttatctcacgtgatcacatcattaaacacgttccttggacatacatgcatcatataatacttttaaacttgaaaataagagttattttaacacggcagaaaactggcagaactgtgcgaccgttttgtaaaaatcactataaattcacccgacctcatatgaagctaaattttgttCACAACACAGAAGCGACATTCAAGTTAATCCatacaaattttcacactgaaatcacgtcatttagtcagccATATCAAATactaaactctctggtcggaacataaaatttctgacagcactgcaaagctcatttgaaaaattcaccataaatttatccaatgcccaaaaaggctgaaaattttacacgactcagaagacacttcaaatttacatttagttcaagaatcacattagtcagaggtcatttggtcggtcaaacagaaaacgaaacattcttggcgagaacacaagtttctggcagatttgcgcattccacttcaaatatttattaaaaattcattatttgacaaaaaaggctgaaattcacacgagacacagaaaacatcttgGAGTTTAcccagtaaaaatttcatatcaaaattcgatcgtttgattggtcaattatagatcagaagctactggtcgtacgtcacagatttcaggttcatagttTCAAAAATAGGGTTTTCCTCTTCCATCGAACAAacaccaatttttcatgcttgaaacacacaaagtcatgattaaaagtttctcataaacatgtttgcacatagaCTCACAccattcaccaaatattccaatccaacttcacatgaattcaatcaaaaacacataactatcaaagttcttatgaaatcacactttcccaccgttAGATTTTGCGgtctatcaatcctacacccactacatgcatgtaggactcaagaacatggttcaaacgaaaaggatgagggaaagtgaagcaattataccttctttgacgAAAACGGATCGGTAGGGACAAGAGAcaatgcgattcgtcggagactcttgcaAAAATAGgcttcaacggatgcaagaacacgAATTTGATGGGGGATCTTTGGAGAGATTGTAGAGAGGGAGGGGAGAGGCGtgtgagagtgagggagagagggaggaacGATTTTTGTGAgggagaaatgggggctagggtttgtttaggtGGTATTTGAAGTCTAGGGTtatgtttaatatttaattaattaagtaattgtggggaaaatacaattaaataaatcccacaattaaaagaataaaataggcttgtGGGGAGGGAggaattttgaaaattccatgtagcacacaacaaggaatttatttggtatttacttggagaatatattcataacttaggaaataaaaataatgaatacaaggaaacaaataaattaaatctccaagtaagAAAATAAGGTGGGGCCGAAAATAACTAGAGGaaagcacaaggaaattatttaaatcttcaattaaatagaataggatttgaatttggtaatttctttatgggaaaagactcccatataataggtaacaattaaataaatttccacaagggaaaaaaaataggagcatggggcgtgtgatatgggtaagaattaaaaggaaaaaattcACATCCCCatttaattagacataggaaattagtatggtatttaattgaataaaaagggattccacaaaataggaaacaaataaattctcccctacaaaatcatgTGGGGGTCGAAAATTTGGCTTAAAAGGCCAAGGAATTGTTTCAACTCTTTATTTAAGTTgggagaagaaataaaatatgacatgatttaattggattcaattcaaaggaagggagtcaacaaagcacctaattaaatcaaagaaattaaTTCATCCTCCCATTTAAATAtgggattttcgaaactcccaagatgaataggctagagttcgaatttcatgtgaTACAATTTAGGGATcaattgatttggatttaatttggataagaaaaatcccaaaacaatttattaaatccaagaaatgaaatactatctcaataattaggaagggccgaaaattttaatgaattgactcgaaaaagaataaatgcatgatcctattaatttattttttcctcaatggaaaaaaatataaaaacttaagctcatcattccacatcaaCCACGATAATTTATTTCACGTAaatcacttaatcacatagaacaAAAGTCTCATattcgaaaatttcaaaaacataaataaaagagtcacaaaagtttgggatgttacaaccGGAACActtcaaattattcaaaaactcaacagaatgtaTCTCAGCAAGACCATTTGATGTGGAATCAGAGTTTGAAATACTATCAGAACTAAAGTAAACTCGACCTTGAGACTGATCCAAAGAAATCATGAATTGGTTAACCTCGTCAACTACCTCTAAAGTAGGAGCAAGTATAGCACAACCATGCAAACAACTAATCAATTCTTCAGGATTCATGTAAGAAGGATAGACGTTTGAAACAATGGTTCTAAGAGGATCACCAGAATTTGACAAAACAATGTCAATAGGAAGTTGAATAGCCACTTCACCATCATTTGGACCACCAATAACACCATCGCCAATAGAAGCAACCCAAGAGGAAAATTCCTTCAATTTAGAGGCTTCATCAACATTTTCAACATTCAAAAGCCTCATATTTTTTGTCAGCCTTAAAACTGTGCAACTCTTCCAAAGATAAGATGAGTTAATGGTAGCATTCACAACATCTTGACGGCTGCCTTTAGGAACAACAGGCAAGATCTGTCTAAAGTCACCACCAAAAATAACAGTTTTACCACCAAACGGTTTGTTACTATGTAACTCATTGAATACACGCATAATATCTCTTAAAGTTCTATCCACGACTTCTATGCAATGTTTATGAATCATCGGAGCTTCATCCCATATAATAAGCTTAGCTCTCACAATCAACTCAGCAAGTGCACCGCCTGGTTTAATATTGCACATAGAATCTCCATTCACATTAATGGGAATTTTAAACTGAGAATGAGTTGTTCTACCAccagaaaataataaaaaagctATGCCACTGGACGCCACATTTAAAACAATATTTCCCTTCGAACGAATCCCTGCAGACAATGATCTCCAAATGAAAGTTTTCCCAGTACCTCGATAgccataaacaaaaaatattcctCCATCATTAGAATGCACAGACGACATTATAGTGACATGCACAGAAAGTTGTTCATCAGtgaatttggaaataaattcCAAATATTCCCTTTCTAAACCCTCACGATCATAACACAACTCATCAGTAATGAGTCTATTTTCACTTGATTCAAAATACTGATTATCAGGATACGGCAAACCATGGAAATCACGCAAAGTTTTTCCAAGATTCTGCAACAATTTCTCAATCTCTGCCAATGCAAAATTCTGAATTTCATCCTCACTCAAGATCATACCTATAGTAATTAAGAATACGTTGTTAGAATTAAACttatattataaattgaaaataataacaaataaCATAATAAACATGCAAcgataataattaaaaaaataacttatCAGGATAATTTGTTAATTTCCGGTGGTTATAAAGAACATCTTCGGACAAATATTTCCAACAACTTTGCCAAACAAAGTCCGGGCGTGAAATAAATTCTGATGTTAACAAACTCACAAAGAGCAATCTCAAAGAGTGAGCTGAAGCCCAAAAAGAAGCCTCTACAATTCCATTTAACATATTCCTTATCATCATCCAACAATCCTAAAACAAAACAAGCATCTCTAAATGTATCATACTGAACACCATTAACACATTTGATGTCTTCATAGGAAGACGCTCCTTTAACAATATTCAACAAACATCTGAGATAATACATATCACCAGAACAAGGAGCAACATAAAACAACCTTCCAATTGAATATCTTTGTTTTCTAGGTTCCCAGTGATTCTTCTTCCATACAAACTTCGTCGGAAATTCACCATAAGTGAGATCCCTACCTTGAGAATATATCTTATTTGCTTCCATCCAAGCCAAGAACTTACTTTCATGAATTGTCTTACGATTCAAAATAGTATCCAAGTCATCAGCTTCATCAAAAATGACATGTTGTTGATCTGGAAGATGAAAACTCAATCTTTCAACAGGAGGATCCTTATATTGAATTTCAAATCCAAAAATTCTCCAAGCAGCTTCACAAGAAGATATATACCTACAATCGTAGTACAAACTTACTTCATCAATACATCGTTCAGCACCATCCGCACCAGATTGGAAAAAAGAAGTTGTCACACGGTCATAACCCTTATTTATATACTTAAACAAATACTTAATAGATTGCGACTGATTGCACCACTCAACGTTGACATGACCGACATACTTCATAAGAAGAAAATGATTGTGTGGAACAACATATCTATTATCTAAGGGCACACCATCCTTCATAACAACACGACCATTATCTCTACGTCTGTAAGCAGGATAGCCATCATCATCAAAGTTTTTGGCCGCGAGATATTTCTTGGgaaaa
Coding sequences within:
- the LOC121774434 gene encoding uncharacterized protein LOC121774434, which codes for MGGKDDNSVNIGGGPPVFRLHGQNYHLIDSLLPLDGCEPKFAQLYVYDTDNEINYRITSVRQRDAVNNLHSGIVSDLQHMLDEENALVKSFRMAKEKIGHENQTNVSLRLLGMRGRDGRTHNLPSVSEVVVLAVGDFDEALGDRDIVVVKKSGQLQCISELHPPYLPLQYPLLFPYGEDGYREDIGFSRNSSSSSTHRKSISPKEFFAFRLHERISEYSILLFGRRLFQQFVVDAYTMIETGRLTFVRTHQKRLRAELYSGLAEAVLRSETDGSRHGKRIILPSSFVGGARYMVQNYQDAMAICRWIGYPNLFITFTCNPKWPEICRYLASKDLKSDDRPDIICRIFKVKLDNLIRDLKIVYMVEFQKRGLPHAHILLFLSNEDKQPKPQRIDEIISAELPDQVIDPHYHEYVKEFMMHGPCVIVRKSSPCMLNGRCSKYFPKKYLAAKNFDDDGYPAYRRRDNGRVVMKDGVPLDNRYVVPHNHFLLMKYVGHVNVEWCNQSQSIKYLFKYINKGYDRVTTSFFQSGADGAERCIDEVSLYYDCRYISSCEAAWRIFGFEIQYKDPPVERLSFHLPDQQHVIFDEADDLDTILNRKTIHESKFLAWMEANKIYSQGRDLTYGEFPTKFVWKKNHWEPRKQRYSIGRLFYVAPCSGDMYYLRCLLNIVKGASSYEDIKCVNGVQYDTFRDACFVLGLLDDDKEYVKWNCRGFFLGFSSLFEIALCMILSEDEIQNFALAEIEKLLQNLGKTLRDFHGLPYPDNQYFESSENRLITDELCYDREGLEREYLEFISKFTDEQLSVHVTIMSSVHSNDGGIFFVYGYRGTGKTFIWRSLSAGIRSKGNIVLNVASSGIAFLLFSGGRTTHSQFKIPINVNGDSMCNIKPGGALAELIVRAKLIIWDEAPMIHKHCIEVVDRTLRDIMRVFNELHSNKPFGGKTVIFGGDFRQILPVVPKGSRQDVVNATINSSYLWKSCTVLRLTKNMRLLNVENVDEASKLKEFSSWVASIGDGVIGGPNDGEVAIQLPIDIVLSNSGDPLRTIVSNVYPSYMNPEELISCLHGCAILAPTLEVVDEVNQFMISLDQSQVFRL